From Halomicrobium salinisoli, the proteins below share one genomic window:
- a CDS encoding MFS transporter, whose protein sequence is MNDNDRSIVAFASLSHAIVHTYELSIPIFVVVWLTEFPVTRAVLGTVVAVGYALFGIGALPGGVLADRYGSHRVVTACLVGMGGSFLLLSLTQSVAAIALALGAWGLAASVYHPAGLALLSTGVEERGTGFAYHGMAGNAGIALGPLVTALLLLAFDWRLVAGLLAVPALLAVGYAAVAEFDETAAVDGAEVADGGETSDDGAPASLGEFVADSRALFTVGFTLALAVVLLNGLFYRGTLTFLPDVLGDYLPDVADSIGLFEPGSPMAEEFDLASYVYAGLLTVGIGGQYVGGKLTDRIPVTTGIAAVFGSLAVLAVLFVPAAEAGLLPLLSVSALLGFVLFAIQPLYQAAIAEYSPPGDRGLSYGFTYLANFGVGAAGAALAGVLLSVLDVGGTFLALAAIPAVGVVAALALSRAGERR, encoded by the coding sequence ATGAACGACAACGACAGGTCCATCGTCGCCTTCGCGAGCCTCTCGCACGCCATCGTCCACACCTACGAGCTCTCGATTCCCATCTTCGTGGTCGTCTGGCTCACGGAGTTCCCGGTGACCAGAGCGGTGCTGGGAACGGTCGTGGCCGTCGGCTACGCACTCTTTGGCATCGGCGCGCTCCCCGGCGGCGTCCTGGCCGACCGCTACGGCTCTCATCGGGTGGTGACCGCCTGCCTGGTCGGGATGGGCGGCTCCTTCCTCCTATTGAGCCTCACGCAGAGCGTCGCTGCCATCGCACTCGCGCTGGGCGCGTGGGGGCTGGCGGCCAGCGTCTACCACCCGGCCGGCCTCGCGCTGCTGTCGACCGGCGTCGAGGAGCGCGGCACCGGCTTCGCCTACCACGGGATGGCCGGCAACGCCGGCATCGCGCTGGGGCCGCTCGTCACCGCGCTGCTCCTGCTGGCCTTCGACTGGCGGCTCGTCGCCGGCCTGCTGGCCGTCCCGGCGCTGCTGGCCGTCGGGTACGCGGCGGTCGCCGAGTTCGACGAGACGGCGGCCGTCGACGGGGCGGAGGTGGCAGACGGCGGTGAGACGAGCGACGACGGCGCGCCGGCCTCGCTCGGAGAGTTCGTCGCGGACAGCCGGGCGCTCTTTACCGTCGGGTTCACACTCGCCCTGGCGGTCGTGCTACTGAACGGCCTGTTCTACCGCGGCACGCTGACCTTCCTCCCCGACGTCCTCGGCGACTACCTCCCGGACGTGGCCGACTCGATCGGCCTCTTCGAGCCGGGCAGCCCGATGGCCGAGGAGTTCGACCTCGCGTCGTACGTCTACGCCGGGCTGCTGACGGTGGGCATCGGCGGCCAGTACGTCGGCGGCAAGCTCACTGACCGCATTCCCGTGACGACCGGTATCGCTGCGGTCTTCGGGAGCCTCGCGGTCCTCGCCGTTCTGTTCGTCCCCGCGGCGGAGGCCGGCCTGCTCCCGCTGCTTTCCGTCAGCGCGCTGCTGGGGTTCGTCCTGTTCGCCATCCAGCCGCTGTACCAGGCCGCTATCGCCGAGTACAGCCCGCCGGGCGACCGCGGGCTCTCCTACGGGTTCACCTACCTCGCCAACTTCGGGGTAGGGGCCGCCGGTGCGGCCCTCGCCGGCGTCCTGCTGTCGGTGCTGGACGTCGGCGGCACCTTCCTCGCGCTCGCGGCCATCCCGGCCGTCGGCGTGGTGGCCGCGCTGGCGCTGTCGCGGGCGGGCGAGCGACGGTAG
- a CDS encoding GDSL-type esterase/lipase family protein gives MIHDEVPSVALHDVAETAEPEWTEGGHALRRVPKSVSDEFNVAARDRMGHPAGCEVRFVPDGTVAVTLSAAEPTAVWPFWGPFQGQDVVEIGPEPRTVELSVPDRVADLRADVDAGAFDPRVCRLRFGMGTPVAIHGVSGPCRPPRDDELPDRRYLAHGTSITAGAAASGPHLTYVSQVARAAGVDPINLGASGAAFCEPAMAEHVADRDDWDVATLSLSVNMANRGFTREQFGERVERFVATVAGANPGKPVVCVTLFPYHADAVAGDDAERARAFRRALREATDGHANVTLVEGPDLLDATGLTTDLLHPGDAGMAAIADGVADELEAVLA, from the coding sequence ATGATTCACGACGAGGTGCCGTCGGTCGCGCTGCACGACGTCGCCGAGACGGCGGAGCCGGAGTGGACCGAGGGCGGCCACGCGCTCCGTCGCGTCCCGAAGTCCGTGAGCGACGAATTCAACGTGGCGGCGCGGGACCGGATGGGTCACCCGGCGGGCTGCGAGGTCAGGTTCGTCCCGGACGGGACGGTCGCGGTGACGCTGTCGGCGGCCGAGCCGACCGCGGTCTGGCCGTTCTGGGGCCCGTTCCAGGGGCAGGACGTCGTCGAGATCGGACCCGAACCGCGGACGGTCGAGCTGTCGGTCCCGGACCGCGTCGCGGACCTCCGGGCGGACGTCGACGCGGGCGCGTTCGATCCGCGGGTCTGTCGCCTGCGGTTCGGGATGGGGACGCCGGTGGCGATCCACGGCGTGTCCGGTCCCTGCCGACCGCCGCGGGACGACGAGCTACCGGATCGCCGCTACCTCGCTCACGGGACGTCGATCACGGCGGGCGCGGCCGCGTCGGGCCCGCACCTGACATACGTCTCGCAGGTGGCGCGAGCGGCGGGCGTCGACCCGATCAACCTCGGCGCGTCGGGGGCGGCCTTCTGCGAACCGGCGATGGCCGAGCACGTCGCGGACCGGGACGACTGGGACGTGGCGACGCTGTCTCTGTCGGTGAACATGGCGAACCGGGGCTTCACCCGCGAGCAGTTCGGCGAGCGCGTCGAGCGGTTCGTCGCGACGGTCGCCGGGGCGAACCCGGGGAAGCCGGTCGTCTGCGTGACGCTGTTCCCCTACCACGCCGACGCCGTCGCGGGGGACGACGCCGAGCGGGCGCGGGCGTTCCGGCGGGCGCTGCGCGAGGCGACCGACGGGCACGCGAACGTGACGCTCGTCGAGGGGCCGGACCTGCTGGACGCGACGGGGCTGACGACCGACCTCCTGCACCCCGGCGACGCGGGCATGGCGGCCATCGCGGACGGCGTCGCCGACGAACTCGAGGCGGTGCTGGCGTGA